A single region of the Hyalangium ruber genome encodes:
- a CDS encoding protease inhibitor I42 family protein → MAKPKSGAKKATSAAKKDKAARLELLKNASKRVAKVATKVAKAVKEKVTGGKGAKAPAAKTPAAKAPAAKAPAKGKAAKAEKGEKAEKAEATKPEKAEKGEKAEKAEKAEKAEATKPEKAEKGEKAEAAPKGKAGGKGAKAAAAPVAPPPERQRPRATKLPPPGDPLTKREMEQLLTAGEGRGVFGEGSLKGRLVVQEGLPQLIVVGRDKRELTFLLMGPDQEVLPAYVDHKVSVSGLIRKTTNYGGTVDVRKYSAKKPEAEVPVVAPVETEAKLRFLSPGEVSMVVSAGMGAGIKGFASLRGNLEMTGEDFVLVVSNAGTRQQVSFILEGKGTKGMRRNVGQLLQVTGVVEKASGWGGRVSVENFEPRPVEARVSREDMEIVHVEGEVPTSVDVKLNNGLTVRLQEQPGYTWAVEPTMAKRVGLREARFEPGTGEGGTATREFFFTPRSPGASEMEFFLAKAFTPGVVERSFKINVTVKP, encoded by the coding sequence ATGGCCAAGCCCAAGTCCGGGGCCAAGAAGGCGACCTCCGCAGCCAAGAAGGACAAGGCAGCGCGGCTGGAACTTCTCAAGAACGCGAGCAAGCGGGTGGCGAAAGTGGCGACGAAGGTGGCGAAGGCCGTGAAGGAGAAGGTCACTGGAGGCAAGGGCGCCAAGGCTCCCGCCGCCAAGACTCCCGCCGCCAAGGCTCCCGCCGCCAAGGCCCCTGCCAAGGGCAAGGCAGCCAAGGCCGAGAAGGGCGAGAAGGCTGAGAAGGCCGAGGCCACCAAGCCCGAGAAGGCTGAGAAGGGCGAGAAGGCTGAGAAGGCCGAGAAGGCCGAGAAGGCCGAAGCCACCAAGCCCGAGAAGGCTGAGAAGGGCGAGAAGGCCGAGGCCGCTCCCAAGGGGAAGGCCGGGGGCAAGGGCGCCAAGGCCGCGGCCGCTCCGGTCGCGCCGCCGCCCGAGCGCCAGCGGCCGCGCGCCACGAAGCTGCCTCCTCCGGGAGATCCGCTCACCAAGCGTGAGATGGAGCAACTGCTCACCGCCGGCGAGGGCCGGGGCGTCTTCGGCGAGGGCAGCCTCAAGGGCCGCCTGGTCGTCCAAGAGGGCCTGCCGCAGCTGATCGTCGTGGGCCGCGACAAGCGCGAGCTGACGTTCCTGCTGATGGGCCCGGATCAGGAAGTGCTGCCCGCGTACGTGGACCACAAGGTCTCCGTCAGCGGGCTGATCCGCAAGACGACGAACTACGGCGGCACGGTGGATGTCCGGAAGTACTCCGCCAAGAAGCCAGAGGCCGAGGTTCCTGTCGTCGCTCCGGTCGAGACGGAGGCCAAGCTGCGCTTCCTGTCGCCCGGCGAGGTGTCCATGGTGGTGAGCGCCGGAATGGGCGCGGGCATCAAGGGCTTCGCCTCGCTGCGCGGCAACCTGGAGATGACGGGCGAGGACTTCGTGCTCGTGGTCTCCAACGCCGGTACCCGGCAGCAGGTGTCCTTCATCCTCGAGGGCAAGGGCACCAAGGGCATGCGCCGCAACGTGGGGCAGCTGCTCCAGGTGACGGGCGTGGTGGAGAAGGCCTCCGGGTGGGGCGGTCGGGTGAGCGTGGAGAACTTCGAGCCGCGGCCGGTCGAGGCGCGCGTGTCCCGCGAGGACATGGAGATCGTCCACGTGGAGGGCGAGGTGCCCACCTCGGTGGACGTGAAGCTCAACAACGGCCTCACGGTGCGCCTGCAGGAGCAGCCCGGTTACACCTGGGCCGTCGAGCCGACGATGGCCAAGCGCGTGGGTCTGCGCGAGGCGCGCTTCGAGCCGGGTACGGGTGAGGGCGGCACGGCCACCCGCGAGTTCTTCTTCACCCCGCGCAGCCCCGGGGCCAGCGAGATGGAGTTCTTCCTCGCCAAGGCCTTCACGCCGGGCGTGGTGGAGCGCTCGTTCAAGATCAACGTGACGGTCAAGCCCTGA
- the glp gene encoding gephyrin-like molybdotransferase Glp: MSIGSDLLPVEDARARALALASPLPAEWARLEEALGRALAADVRAQRTLPPWDNSAMDGYAVRSADLTGQLPARLTILETIHAGGTPRHELRPGTCARIMTGAPLPAGADAVVMQERTKPGAPGETPPTVEILEAVAAGAFVRPRGEDARAGEPLLVQGTPLGIPEVGLLTGQGMSLVPVPRRPRVAILSTGDELCRADEPPEGRIVDTNGPALALAVSRAGGLPTVLGIARDTLEEVSSRLAAAQGFDVVLTSAGVSVGERDFVKAALEQQGVEMNFWRVAIKPGKPLAVGRRGATLYFGLPGNPTSSLVTFELFVRPVLRRLQGHTDVEPPRVPGRLEGELRKPPGLAHYIRVAASWREGELWVRPLATQTSGALRSAASATHLLHFPRSANSLTHGAHVELLPVSWSA; this comes from the coding sequence ATGAGCATTGGATCCGATCTGTTGCCGGTGGAGGACGCGCGTGCGCGCGCGCTCGCCCTCGCCTCTCCCCTACCCGCCGAGTGGGCCCGCCTCGAGGAGGCCCTGGGCCGGGCGCTCGCGGCGGATGTCCGCGCCCAGCGGACGCTGCCCCCGTGGGACAACTCCGCCATGGACGGCTACGCGGTGCGTAGCGCGGACCTTACCGGGCAACTGCCCGCGCGGCTCACCATTCTGGAGACGATCCACGCTGGCGGCACGCCCCGCCACGAGCTGCGTCCTGGCACCTGCGCCCGGATCATGACCGGCGCGCCGCTACCGGCGGGGGCGGATGCGGTGGTGATGCAGGAGCGCACGAAGCCCGGAGCCCCAGGCGAGACGCCACCCACCGTGGAGATCCTCGAGGCCGTCGCGGCGGGCGCCTTCGTCCGCCCCCGAGGAGAGGATGCCCGGGCCGGAGAGCCCCTGCTCGTCCAGGGTACGCCGCTGGGCATTCCGGAGGTGGGGTTGCTGACCGGCCAGGGGATGTCCCTGGTGCCCGTGCCTCGCCGCCCCCGGGTGGCGATCCTCTCCACCGGAGACGAGCTGTGCCGGGCGGATGAGCCCCCCGAGGGCCGCATCGTCGACACCAATGGCCCGGCGCTGGCGCTGGCCGTCTCTCGCGCGGGCGGCCTGCCCACCGTGCTGGGCATCGCCCGGGACACGCTGGAAGAGGTGTCCTCGCGCCTGGCGGCCGCGCAGGGCTTCGACGTGGTGCTCACCAGCGCGGGCGTCTCGGTGGGCGAGCGGGACTTCGTCAAGGCGGCCCTCGAGCAACAGGGCGTGGAGATGAACTTCTGGCGGGTGGCCATCAAGCCCGGCAAGCCCCTGGCCGTGGGCCGACGCGGTGCCACGCTGTACTTCGGGCTACCGGGCAACCCCACCTCTTCCCTGGTGACCTTCGAGCTGTTCGTCCGGCCCGTGCTCCGCCGCCTGCAGGGCCACACCGACGTGGAGCCCCCTCGCGTGCCCGGCCGCCTGGAGGGAGAGCTGCGCAAGCCACCTGGGCTGGCGCACTACATCCGTGTAGCGGCCTCCTGGCGGGAGGGCGAGCTCTGGGTTCGTCCGCTCGCCACGCAGACCTCCGGGGCTTTGCGCTCCGCGGCATCGGCCACTCACCTGCTGCACTTTCCCCGCTCCGCCAACAGTCTGACTCATGGGGCGCATGTGGAACTCTTGCCGGTCTCCTGGAGCGCCTGA
- the ribA gene encoding GTP cyclohydrolase II: MSDTRPPQVLPARKPTQHLERYSEADIPTERGVLRTVVFKDRRNGREHVALVVGEVAGVEGVPVRVHSECLTSEVFGSLKCDCREQLDRALDFISQGGCGVVLYLRQEGRGIGLGNKIKAYALQAKGYDTYESNRQLGFADDLRSYDIAAEMLRSLDVRSVDLITNNPLKIAGLVEEGIPVRRRIPSRTEHNPHNVGYLKTKRERTGHLIELFAEEDTEAKAG, from the coding sequence ATGTCTGACACCCGTCCACCCCAGGTCCTCCCGGCCCGCAAGCCCACTCAGCACCTGGAGCGCTACTCCGAAGCGGACATTCCCACCGAGCGGGGCGTGCTGCGGACGGTCGTCTTCAAGGATCGCCGCAACGGGCGGGAGCACGTGGCGCTGGTGGTGGGCGAGGTGGCGGGCGTGGAGGGCGTGCCGGTCCGGGTTCACTCCGAGTGCCTGACCTCGGAAGTCTTCGGCAGCCTGAAGTGCGACTGCCGGGAGCAGCTGGATCGGGCCCTGGACTTCATCTCCCAGGGGGGATGTGGGGTCGTCCTCTACCTCCGCCAGGAAGGCCGAGGCATCGGCCTGGGCAACAAGATCAAGGCGTACGCCCTGCAGGCCAAGGGGTACGACACGTACGAATCCAACCGGCAATTGGGTTTCGCGGACGACCTTCGCAGCTATGATATCGCCGCGGAGATGCTCCGGTCGCTGGACGTGCGGTCGGTGGACCTCATAACGAACAACCCATTGAAGATCGCGGGGCTGGTGGAGGAAGGCATCCCCGTGCGGCGTCGAATCCCTTCCCGGACCGAGCACAATCCGCATAACGTCGGCTACCTGAAGACCAAGCGCGAGCGTACGGGGCACCTGATTGAGCTCTTCGCCGAGGAAGACACGGAAGCAAAAGCCGGCTGA
- the rnr gene encoding ribonuclease R produces the protein MNPSPEQLKQILSDADHPLGVKELLRLAGLHPGQQTALKRALRDLVRGGEILKEGKRFRLEERRPAPAEPKGRKGRKEPLPTRPERNQVEGILSVHRDGFGFVRPLSGEGDDVFLPPAEAARALDQDRVVVEVAGRPGRLEGRLVTVVQRRRELVVGEYQEQGGRHAQVVPSDTSLQGPIRVPRTQMARDGDMVKVRLGVGARMLDPGQGLFGEVAGSLGRPGDPSVEVLSIAYGKGFNDEFPPEVMDEADAVGAAVSEEEARGEARKDLRTLPLITIDGEDARDFDDAVYAEPHGNGWRLVVAIADVTHYVREGSPLNAEALRRATSVYLPDRVLPMLPERLSNGICSLRPEEDRLCMVADMVFDARAQLRSYELYPGVMRSVARCTYNEVQDVLDGKDVPHRNALRPLFERLLAVSRALRKMRKERGAIDFDLPEHKVVVGEDGMPERMEKRERKESHRLIEECMLAANEAVAKFFQDEGLPSVYRFHGEPDEQKLAAFAALAQAYGFKLRFDDGVTSKELDAFISQLEGHPEQRALNQLLLRSMMQAVYSASRVGHYGLAAEHYLHFTSPIRRYPDLLVHRLLKAHWLRKGKKRSQAALDREESQLEDMAEQSSERERAAMQVEREVVSFYATLLMQDRVGEEFDATVSSITDFGFFAELEVEHVEGLIKTESIGFGGRLDKLLHALVFPDGRRIRVGQRCRVRLVSVNPERRQMDFEALEIDGKPVTRRERPQRRGPREEWQPSARFDEAPRFGVVRPQARQEAPRFEEPRRGRFVRAGQREEAAPSKAERKRWKAERPTERYEESRRAPPREQAPASEGGRGRRRFLVRPAEESPSPREAEDTRKPWRPEPPPPEGDPLAAFMADAPPPTPPPGFDRLRALAARSLRQGGERPAPAFSHERPSEEAGEKRPSRRPAPERKKALKAAPAGKRKGAPGKGGGPKPRGKGKFKPGRRGR, from the coding sequence GTGAATCCTTCGCCTGAACAGCTGAAGCAGATCCTCTCCGATGCCGATCACCCCCTGGGAGTGAAGGAACTCCTCAGGCTCGCCGGTCTTCACCCCGGGCAGCAGACCGCCCTCAAGCGCGCCCTTCGCGATCTGGTGCGCGGCGGGGAGATCCTCAAGGAGGGCAAGCGCTTCCGGCTCGAGGAGCGGCGCCCCGCGCCCGCCGAGCCGAAGGGTCGCAAGGGTCGCAAGGAGCCCCTGCCTACCCGCCCGGAGCGCAACCAGGTGGAGGGCATCCTCTCCGTTCACCGGGACGGCTTCGGCTTCGTCCGCCCGCTCTCGGGCGAGGGGGACGATGTCTTCCTGCCGCCGGCGGAGGCCGCGCGCGCCCTGGACCAGGATCGCGTGGTGGTGGAGGTCGCGGGCCGGCCGGGCCGGCTCGAGGGCCGGCTGGTCACCGTGGTGCAGCGCCGGCGCGAGCTGGTGGTGGGCGAGTACCAGGAGCAGGGCGGGCGGCACGCGCAGGTGGTGCCGAGCGATACGAGCCTGCAAGGGCCCATCCGGGTACCGCGCACGCAGATGGCGCGGGATGGGGACATGGTGAAGGTGCGCCTGGGCGTGGGCGCGCGGATGCTGGACCCGGGCCAGGGGCTCTTCGGCGAGGTGGCTGGCTCGCTGGGACGACCGGGAGACCCGAGCGTGGAGGTGCTCTCCATCGCCTACGGGAAGGGCTTCAACGACGAGTTCCCGCCCGAGGTGATGGACGAGGCGGACGCGGTGGGCGCGGCGGTCTCCGAGGAGGAGGCGCGCGGCGAGGCGCGGAAGGACTTGCGCACCCTGCCGCTCATCACCATCGACGGCGAGGACGCGCGCGACTTCGACGACGCCGTGTACGCCGAGCCCCACGGAAATGGCTGGCGCCTGGTGGTGGCCATCGCGGATGTGACGCACTACGTGCGCGAGGGCAGCCCGCTCAACGCGGAGGCGCTGCGCCGCGCCACCTCGGTGTACCTGCCGGACCGCGTGCTGCCCATGCTCCCGGAGCGGCTGAGCAACGGCATCTGCTCGCTGCGCCCCGAGGAGGATCGGCTGTGCATGGTCGCCGACATGGTGTTCGACGCGCGCGCCCAGCTTCGCTCCTATGAGCTGTACCCGGGCGTCATGCGCAGCGTGGCCCGGTGTACCTACAACGAGGTGCAGGACGTCCTGGATGGCAAGGACGTGCCCCACCGCAACGCGCTGCGCCCGCTGTTCGAGCGGCTGCTGGCCGTCTCCCGCGCGCTGCGAAAGATGCGCAAGGAGCGCGGCGCCATCGACTTCGACCTGCCCGAGCACAAGGTGGTGGTGGGCGAGGATGGCATGCCCGAGCGCATGGAGAAGCGCGAGCGCAAGGAGAGCCACCGCCTCATCGAGGAGTGCATGCTCGCGGCCAACGAGGCCGTGGCCAAGTTCTTCCAGGACGAGGGCCTGCCTTCCGTCTACCGCTTCCACGGCGAGCCGGACGAGCAGAAGCTGGCCGCCTTCGCCGCGCTGGCCCAGGCGTACGGCTTCAAGCTGCGCTTCGACGACGGCGTCACCTCCAAGGAGCTGGATGCCTTCATCTCCCAGCTCGAGGGCCACCCGGAGCAGCGCGCGCTCAACCAGCTGTTGCTGCGCTCGATGATGCAGGCGGTGTACTCGGCCTCGCGCGTGGGGCACTACGGCCTGGCCGCCGAGCACTACCTGCACTTCACCTCACCCATCCGCCGCTACCCGGACCTGCTGGTCCACCGGCTGCTCAAGGCCCACTGGCTGCGCAAGGGCAAGAAGCGCTCCCAGGCGGCGCTGGATCGCGAGGAGTCCCAGCTCGAGGACATGGCCGAGCAGAGCTCCGAGCGCGAGCGCGCCGCCATGCAGGTGGAGCGCGAGGTGGTCTCCTTCTACGCCACGCTGCTGATGCAGGACCGGGTGGGCGAGGAGTTCGACGCCACCGTCTCCTCCATCACCGACTTCGGCTTCTTCGCGGAGCTGGAGGTCGAGCACGTGGAGGGGCTCATCAAGACCGAGTCGATCGGCTTCGGCGGGCGGCTGGACAAGCTGCTGCACGCGCTGGTGTTCCCGGACGGGCGGCGCATCCGCGTGGGGCAGCGGTGCCGGGTGCGGCTGGTGTCCGTGAACCCCGAGCGGCGGCAGATGGACTTCGAGGCGCTGGAGATCGACGGCAAGCCGGTGACGCGCCGCGAGCGGCCCCAGCGCCGTGGGCCGCGCGAGGAGTGGCAGCCTTCCGCCCGCTTCGACGAGGCGCCGCGGTTTGGCGTGGTGCGGCCCCAGGCGCGGCAAGAGGCGCCTCGGTTCGAGGAGCCTCGCCGGGGGCGGTTCGTTCGCGCGGGGCAGCGCGAGGAGGCGGCGCCGAGCAAGGCCGAGCGCAAGCGCTGGAAGGCCGAGCGCCCCACGGAGCGCTACGAGGAGTCCCGGCGTGCCCCTCCCAGGGAGCAAGCCCCCGCGTCCGAGGGGGGCCGCGGTCGCCGGCGCTTCCTCGTGCGTCCGGCGGAGGAGTCCCCGTCCCCTCGGGAGGCCGAGGACACGCGGAAGCCCTGGCGCCCCGAGCCTCCGCCTCCGGAGGGAGATCCGTTGGCGGCCTTCATGGCGGATGCGCCCCCGCCGACACCGCCTCCGGGGTTCGATCGGCTCCGGGCCCTGGCCGCGCGCAGCCTGCGGCAGGGCGGAGAGCGTCCCGCGCCGGCGTTCTCGCACGAGCGGCCGTCTGAAGAGGCCGGGGAGAAGCGGCCTTCGCGCCGGCCGGCGCCAGAGCGGAAGAAGGCGCTCAAGGCCGCCCCCGCGGGCAAGCGCAAGGGCGCTCCGGGGAAGGGCGGCGGGCCCAAGCCCCGGGGCAAGGGCAAGTTCAAGCCGGGTCGTCGCGGGCGCTAA